A single region of the Mycobacterium avium subsp. avium genome encodes:
- the trpA gene encoding tryptophan synthase subunit alpha has protein sequence MTVKQSQASRLSPIFEACRDDDRAALIGYLPTGYPDVPTSVQAMVALVESGCDIVEVGVPYSDPGMDGPTIARATEAALHGGVRVRDTLAAVEAISAAGGRAVVMTYWNPVLRYGVDAFARDLAAAGGYGLITPDLIPDEAGQWLAASERHGLDRIFLVAPSSTPQRLALTVEASRGFVYAASTMGVTGARDAVSHAAPELVSRVREISDIPVGVGLGVRSREQAAQIGGYADGVIVGSALVSALGDGGLTALRALTEELAAGVRQRAAAS, from the coding sequence ATGACCGTCAAGCAGAGCCAGGCGAGCCGGCTGTCGCCGATCTTCGAGGCGTGCCGCGACGACGATCGGGCGGCGCTGATCGGCTACCTGCCCACCGGTTACCCGGACGTGCCGACCTCGGTGCAGGCGATGGTGGCGCTGGTCGAATCGGGTTGCGACATCGTCGAAGTCGGGGTGCCGTACTCGGATCCGGGGATGGACGGCCCGACCATCGCCCGGGCCACTGAGGCCGCGCTGCACGGCGGCGTGCGGGTGCGCGACACACTGGCCGCGGTCGAGGCGATCAGCGCGGCGGGCGGGCGCGCGGTGGTGATGACCTACTGGAACCCGGTGCTGCGCTACGGGGTCGACGCGTTCGCCCGCGACCTGGCCGCGGCCGGCGGCTACGGCCTGATCACGCCCGACCTCATCCCCGACGAAGCCGGGCAGTGGCTGGCGGCCTCCGAGCGGCACGGGCTGGACCGGATTTTCCTGGTGGCGCCGTCGTCGACGCCGCAGCGGTTGGCGCTGACGGTCGAGGCGTCGCGCGGATTCGTCTATGCGGCTTCGACGATGGGCGTCACCGGGGCGCGCGACGCGGTGTCGCATGCCGCGCCGGAGTTGGTGAGCAGGGTCAGGGAGATCTCGGACATACCCGTCGGGGTCGGGCTCGGCGTGCGCTCGCGCGAGCAAGCCGCCCAGATCGGCGGCTACGCCGACGGTGTCATCGTCGGGTCGGCGCTGGTGTCGGCGCTGGGGGACGGAGGTTTGACCGCATTGCGTGCGCTGACTGAAGAACTCGCCGCTGGTGTTCGGCAGAGGGCGGCCGCCTCGTGA
- a CDS encoding prolipoprotein diacylglyceryl transferase — translation MTKLLAYFPSPPQGVWHLGPVPIRAYALFIIAGIVAALLIGDRRWEARGGERGVIYDIALWTVPFGLVGGRLYHLATDWRTYWGPGGAGFGAAVRIWDGGLGIWGAVALGAVGAWIGCRRHGIPLPAFADALAPGIILAQAIGRLGNYFNQELYGRETTLPWGLEIFYRRDPSGYIDPHSLDGVSTGQVALVVQPTFLYELLWNLLIFVALLYADRRLTLGHGRLFALYVAGYCVGRFCVELLRDDTATHIAGIRINSFTSTFVFIGAVVYLMAAPKGREDPESLRGNQYVEEEPAEPEPATVAATTEAATEGVAAPADGAEAAGADATAQRPEESAEPDVEKPESEETEAAEEAEEPESEETEAAEEAGEPEAEETEAAEEAGEPEAEEPEAPEAEEPEESETEEPEEPETEEPEEESGEAPEQPVAEEPEPAPQQPETKRRWGARLRDRLSGR, via the coding sequence GTGACCAAGCTGCTCGCCTATTTCCCCAGCCCGCCGCAGGGCGTCTGGCATCTGGGCCCGGTGCCGATTCGGGCCTACGCGTTGTTCATCATCGCCGGGATCGTGGCGGCGCTGCTGATCGGTGACCGCCGCTGGGAGGCGCGCGGCGGCGAACGCGGCGTCATCTATGACATCGCGTTGTGGACGGTGCCGTTCGGGTTGGTCGGCGGGCGGCTCTATCACCTGGCCACCGACTGGCGAACCTACTGGGGCCCCGGCGGCGCCGGATTCGGTGCGGCGGTGCGGATCTGGGACGGCGGCCTGGGCATTTGGGGCGCGGTGGCGCTCGGCGCGGTCGGCGCCTGGATCGGGTGCCGGCGACATGGCATTCCGCTGCCGGCGTTCGCGGACGCGTTGGCGCCGGGCATCATTCTGGCGCAGGCCATCGGCCGGCTCGGCAACTACTTCAATCAGGAGCTCTACGGCCGCGAAACCACCCTGCCCTGGGGCCTGGAGATCTTCTACCGGCGTGACCCGTCGGGATACATCGACCCGCATTCGCTGGACGGCGTCTCGACGGGCCAGGTCGCGCTGGTGGTGCAGCCGACGTTCCTGTACGAATTGCTGTGGAATCTTTTGATTTTCGTCGCCCTGCTGTACGCGGATCGACGGCTGACGCTGGGCCACGGCCGGCTGTTCGCGCTGTATGTGGCCGGCTACTGCGTGGGCCGCTTCTGTGTGGAGCTGTTGCGTGACGACACCGCCACCCACATCGCCGGCATCCGGATCAATTCGTTCACCTCGACGTTCGTGTTCATCGGGGCCGTGGTGTATCTGATGGCGGCGCCGAAGGGCCGCGAGGATCCGGAGAGCTTGCGCGGCAACCAATACGTCGAGGAGGAACCCGCCGAGCCCGAGCCGGCGACGGTGGCGGCGACGACCGAGGCGGCGACCGAGGGTGTGGCGGCGCCGGCGGACGGCGCCGAAGCCGCTGGAGCCGACGCGACGGCGCAGCGGCCCGAAGAATCGGCGGAGCCGGACGTCGAGAAGCCGGAATCCGAAGAAACGGAAGCGGCCGAAGAGGCCGAAGAGCCGGAATCCGAAGAAACGGAAGCGGCCGAAGAGGCGGGCGAGCCGGAAGCCGAAGAAACGGAAGCGGCCGAAGAGGCGGGCGAGCCGGAAGCCGAGGAACCTGAAGCGCCAGAAGCTGAAGAGCCCGAAGAGTCGGAAACCGAAGAGCCCGAAGAGCCGGAAACCGAAGAGCCCGAAGAGGAATCCGGCGAAGCGCCCGAGCAACCCGTCGCCGAGGAACCCGAACCCGCCCCGCAGCAGCCGGAAACGAAACGGCGCTGGGGTGCGCGACTGCGCGACCGGCTCTCGGGCCGCTAG
- a CDS encoding DUF2752 domain-containing protein: protein MALSGALGYIGLADPHDPASIYPPCPFKWLTGWNCPFCGGLRMTHDLLHGELWAAVHDNVFLLAAVPTLAAFLLVRRARGRRSLPAAAVPAVVVATLVWTVLRNLPAFPLFPTVLGG from the coding sequence GTGGCACTCAGCGGAGCGCTCGGCTACATCGGGCTGGCCGACCCGCACGATCCGGCGTCGATCTACCCGCCGTGTCCGTTCAAATGGCTCACCGGCTGGAATTGCCCGTTCTGCGGCGGCCTGCGTATGACACACGACCTGCTGCACGGCGAGCTGTGGGCCGCCGTCCACGACAACGTCTTCCTGCTGGCCGCCGTCCCGACGCTGGCCGCGTTCCTGCTGGTTCGGCGCGCCCGTGGCCGGCGATCGCTGCCCGCGGCGGCGGTGCCGGCGGTCGTCGTCGCCACCCTGGTGTGGACAGTGCTGCGTAACCTGCCCGCCTTCCCCCTGTTTCCGACTGTTCTCGGTGGGTAA
- the pyk gene encoding pyruvate kinase, with product MSRRGKIVCTLGPATNSDELILALVEAGMDVARLNFSHGDYADHKAAYERVRVASDATGRAVGVLADLQGPKIRLGRFATGPTYWADGETVRITVADCEGSHDRVSTTYKQLAQDAAVGDRVLVDDGKVGLVVDGIEGDDVICTVVEGGPVSNNKGISLPGMNVSAPALSDKDIEDLTFALELGVDLVALSFVRSPSDVELVHEVMDRVGRRVPVIAKLEKPEAVDNLEAIVLAFDAIMVARGDLGVELPLEEVPLVQKRAIQMARENAKPVIVATQMLDSMIENSRPTRAEASDVANAVLDGADAVMLSGETSVGKYPLAAVRTMARIICAVEDNSTAAPPLTHVPRTKRGVISYAARDIGERLDAKALVAFTQSGDTVKRLARLHTPLPLLAFTAWPEVRSQLAMTWGTETFIVPMMTSTDGMIRQVDKSLLELGRYRRGDLVVIVAGAPPGTVGSTNLIHVHRIGEDDV from the coding sequence GTGAGTAGACGCGGGAAGATCGTCTGCACCCTTGGCCCGGCGACCAATTCGGACGAGTTGATTTTGGCGCTGGTCGAGGCCGGAATGGACGTCGCCCGACTGAACTTCAGCCACGGCGACTACGCCGACCACAAAGCCGCCTACGAACGGGTGCGGGTGGCCTCCGACGCCACCGGCCGCGCCGTCGGCGTGCTCGCCGATCTGCAGGGCCCCAAGATCCGCCTGGGGCGCTTTGCCACCGGGCCCACCTACTGGGCCGACGGCGAAACGGTCCGCATCACCGTCGCCGACTGCGAAGGCAGCCACGACCGGGTGTCGACCACCTACAAACAACTGGCCCAGGACGCCGCGGTCGGGGACCGGGTCCTGGTCGACGACGGCAAGGTCGGCCTGGTGGTCGACGGCATCGAGGGCGACGACGTCATCTGCACCGTGGTCGAGGGCGGCCCGGTCAGCAACAACAAGGGCATCTCGCTGCCGGGCATGAACGTCTCCGCACCGGCCTTGTCCGACAAGGACATCGAGGACCTCACCTTCGCGCTCGAGCTGGGCGTCGACCTGGTCGCGCTGTCCTTCGTGCGTTCGCCCTCCGACGTCGAGCTGGTGCACGAGGTGATGGACCGCGTCGGCCGGCGGGTGCCCGTGATCGCCAAACTGGAAAAGCCGGAGGCCGTCGACAACCTGGAAGCCATCGTGCTGGCCTTCGACGCCATCATGGTGGCCCGCGGCGACCTCGGTGTGGAACTTCCCCTGGAAGAGGTTCCGCTGGTGCAGAAGCGGGCCATCCAGATGGCCCGGGAGAACGCCAAACCCGTCATCGTGGCAACCCAGATGCTCGATTCGATGATCGAGAACTCACGGCCGACCCGGGCCGAGGCCTCCGACGTCGCCAACGCCGTGCTGGACGGCGCCGACGCCGTGATGCTGTCCGGGGAGACCTCGGTGGGCAAGTACCCGCTGGCGGCCGTGCGGACCATGGCGCGCATCATCTGCGCGGTCGAGGACAACTCCACGGCCGCCCCGCCGCTCACCCACGTGCCCCGCACCAAACGCGGGGTGATCTCGTATGCGGCCCGCGACATCGGCGAACGCCTGGACGCCAAGGCGCTGGTCGCGTTCACCCAGTCCGGCGACACCGTCAAGCGGCTGGCGCGGTTGCACACCCCGCTGCCGCTGCTGGCCTTCACGGCATGGCCGGAGGTGCGCAGCCAGCTGGCCATGACCTGGGGTACCGAGACGTTCATCGTGCCGATGATGACCTCCACCGACGGCATGATCCGCCAGGTGGACAAGTCGCTGCTGGAACTCGGTCGGTACCGGCGTGGTGACCTGGTGGTGATCGTCGCCGGTGCGCCACCTGGCACAGTAGGGTCAACCAACCTGATCCACGTGCACCGGATCGGCGAGGACGACGTCTAG
- a CDS encoding acyl-CoA thioesterase II gives MPAGAESQEPNTTADFEELLATLDLRRVAEDLFVGSHPSKNPMRTFGGQLMSQSFVASSRSLIRDDLPPSALSVHFINGGDTGKDIEYRVTRLRDERRFANRRVDAVQDGTLLCSALISYMAGGRGLEHGVDPPRVADPETQPTIGELLRGYEETVPHFVNALQPIEWRYTNDPAWVMRTKGERLPHNRVWVKALGKLPDDPVLHTATMVYSSDTTVLDSVITTHGLSWGFDRIFAASANHSIWFHRQVDFNDWVLYSTSSPVAADSRGLGTGHFFDRSGQPLATVVQEGVLKYFPSARR, from the coding sequence GTGCCAGCCGGCGCTGAATCCCAGGAGCCGAACACCACGGCCGACTTCGAGGAGCTGCTGGCGACGCTGGACCTCCGGCGCGTCGCCGAAGATCTGTTCGTCGGATCGCATCCCAGCAAGAATCCGATGCGAACGTTCGGCGGACAGCTCATGTCGCAGTCGTTTGTGGCCAGCAGCCGCAGCCTGATTCGCGACGACCTGCCCCCCAGCGCGCTCTCGGTGCATTTCATCAACGGCGGCGACACCGGCAAGGACATCGAATACCGCGTCACCCGGCTGCGCGACGAGCGGCGGTTCGCCAACCGCCGCGTCGACGCGGTGCAGGACGGCACGCTGCTGTGCTCGGCACTGATCTCCTACATGGCCGGTGGCCGCGGACTCGAGCACGGCGTCGACCCGCCACGGGTGGCCGACCCGGAGACCCAACCCACGATCGGCGAACTGCTGCGCGGCTACGAAGAGACCGTGCCGCACTTCGTCAACGCGCTGCAGCCGATCGAATGGCGCTACACCAACGACCCGGCGTGGGTGATGCGGACGAAAGGGGAGAGGCTGCCCCACAATCGGGTCTGGGTCAAGGCGCTGGGCAAGCTTCCCGACGACCCGGTCCTGCACACCGCGACCATGGTGTACTCCTCGGACACCACGGTGCTGGACTCCGTCATCACCACGCACGGTCTTTCCTGGGGATTCGACCGCATTTTCGCCGCCTCGGCCAACCATTCCATCTGGTTTCACCGTCAGGTCGACTTCAACGACTGGGTGCTGTACTCCACGTCGTCGCCGGTGGCCGCGGATTCGCGCGGGCTGGGCACCGGGCATTTCTTCGACCGGTCCGGGCAACCGCTGGCCACCGTCGTGCAGGAGGGTGTGCTGAAATACTTTCCCTCCGCCCGCCGGTAA
- a CDS encoding bifunctional lysylphosphatidylglycerol flippase/synthetase MprF produces MNGPVVDVATKPRAGERVVVSADSRAARLIGALALFCAACWLIQILVHHHSNPSWHYADRLAWSLTVLVAVAWIARGIFLGRPVTTMHAAVAAFFVLAGLGLHVLSFDLLGDVLIAGSGMVLMWPTSSHPRPADLPRIWELINATRDDALAPFTMQTGKSYHFSADGSAALAYRTRLGIAVVSGDPIGDEAHFPELVADFAAACHAHGWRIAVVGCSERRLELWKDSAVLGQTLRPIPIGRDVVVDVSSFDMVGRKFRNLRQAVKRTHNCGVTTEIVAEQELSDELLAELTEVVRESSKGAHADRGFHMNLDGVLEGRFPGILLIIARDATGKVQAFHRYATAGGGSDITLDVPWRRRGAPNGLDERLSVDMVMVDKDRGAQRVSLAFAAFPEIFEDKNRGWTRRIFYRLTHVLDPLIALESLYRYVRKWHALDGRRYAVISMTQIVPLLFVLLSLEFLPRRRHL; encoded by the coding sequence GTGAACGGGCCGGTGGTGGACGTCGCAACGAAACCGCGCGCGGGGGAACGCGTTGTGGTTTCCGCCGATTCACGGGCGGCCCGGCTGATCGGAGCCCTGGCACTGTTCTGCGCGGCGTGCTGGTTGATCCAGATCCTCGTGCACCACCACAGCAATCCGAGTTGGCACTACGCCGATCGGCTGGCCTGGTCGCTGACCGTCCTGGTCGCCGTGGCCTGGATCGCGCGCGGGATCTTCCTGGGCCGGCCGGTGACGACGATGCACGCCGCCGTCGCCGCCTTTTTCGTGCTGGCGGGGCTGGGGCTGCACGTGTTGTCCTTCGACCTGCTGGGCGACGTGCTGATCGCCGGCTCGGGAATGGTGTTGATGTGGCCGACGTCCTCGCACCCGCGGCCCGCCGACCTGCCGCGAATATGGGAGCTGATCAACGCCACCCGCGACGATGCGCTGGCGCCGTTCACCATGCAGACCGGCAAGAGCTACCACTTCAGCGCCGACGGCAGCGCCGCGCTGGCCTACCGGACGCGGCTGGGGATCGCGGTGGTCAGCGGGGACCCGATCGGCGACGAGGCCCACTTCCCGGAACTGGTCGCCGATTTCGCCGCCGCCTGCCACGCCCACGGATGGCGCATCGCCGTGGTGGGCTGCAGCGAGCGGCGCCTCGAGTTGTGGAAGGACTCGGCGGTCCTGGGACAAACGTTGCGGCCCATACCGATCGGGCGCGACGTGGTCGTCGACGTGAGCAGCTTCGACATGGTCGGCCGCAAGTTCCGCAACCTGCGTCAGGCCGTCAAACGCACCCACAACTGCGGCGTCACAACCGAAATCGTGGCCGAGCAGGAACTCAGCGACGAGCTGCTGGCCGAGCTGACCGAGGTGGTGCGGGAGTCGTCCAAGGGGGCGCACGCCGATCGCGGCTTCCACATGAACCTCGACGGGGTGCTGGAAGGGCGGTTCCCCGGAATCCTGTTGATCATCGCCAGGGACGCGACGGGCAAGGTGCAGGCGTTTCACCGCTACGCCACCGCCGGCGGCGGCAGCGACATCACCCTCGACGTGCCGTGGCGGCGCCGCGGCGCCCCCAACGGACTCGACGAGCGGCTCAGCGTCGACATGGTCATGGTCGACAAAGACCGTGGGGCGCAACGGGTATCGCTGGCCTTCGCCGCGTTCCCGGAGATCTTCGAGGACAAGAACCGCGGCTGGACCCGGCGCATCTTCTACCGGTTGACCCACGTGCTCGACCCGTTGATCGCGCTGGAGTCGCTGTACCGGTACGTGCGCAAGTGGCATGCGTTGGACGGGCGGCGCTACGCGGTGATCTCCATGACCCAGATCGTCCCGCTGCTGTTCGTGCTGTTGTCGCTGGAATTCCTGCCGCGCCGCCGGCACCTGTAG